Proteins found in one Methylococcus sp. EFPC2 genomic segment:
- a CDS encoding molybdenum ABC transporter ATP-binding protein, whose product MLEMDVKLSLDRFNLSATLALDSPMTAFFGPAGAGKSTLLGMIAGTVHPQRGWIKFGGEILFDTRSGIRVPSGRRRVGLVSRDPTIYPRYEVKAHLQDAYAQSPDREACRFDEIVHLLDLESLLDCHSQQLSVDEKRRVAVAHALMAAPRLLLVDDQPNAADYARSARILPYLTRVRDELNIPVIYVSYTLGDILQLTDHMVLIANGQVLGVGDVHDIIADRLLWASSALRGIENILPVSILDHEPENGCTLAYYYGTELVLPIAPHLPRNAATQIAVRSSDIALSRHYLTGTSIQNQIKGRVCAIIRAADHAVVQIDCGNTLLAGVSLRGLKDMDLQEGDKVYCLIKSHAFSYVAETVPASLSLGSQTRH is encoded by the coding sequence ATGTTGGAAATGGACGTGAAACTGAGCCTGGACCGGTTCAACCTGTCAGCGACGCTGGCGCTCGACAGCCCGATGACGGCATTTTTCGGCCCGGCGGGTGCGGGCAAGAGCACCCTGCTCGGCATGATCGCCGGCACCGTGCATCCCCAGCGCGGCTGGATCAAATTCGGCGGCGAAATCCTGTTCGATACCCGCTCGGGCATACGCGTGCCCTCCGGCCGCCGCCGCGTCGGCTTGGTAAGCCGGGATCCGACGATCTACCCGCGCTATGAGGTAAAGGCTCATCTGCAGGACGCCTACGCGCAGTCGCCCGACCGGGAAGCTTGCCGCTTCGACGAAATCGTCCATCTGCTGGATCTGGAATCGCTGCTGGACTGCCATTCCCAGCAATTATCCGTGGACGAGAAGCGGCGGGTCGCCGTGGCGCATGCCTTGATGGCCGCGCCCCGCCTGCTGTTGGTGGACGACCAGCCCAACGCGGCGGATTACGCCCGTTCCGCCCGGATACTGCCTTATCTCACCCGGGTACGGGACGAGCTGAACATACCGGTGATCTATGTCAGCTACACCCTGGGCGACATATTGCAGCTCACCGACCACATGGTCCTGATAGCCAACGGGCAGGTACTCGGGGTCGGCGACGTGCACGACATCATAGCCGACCGGCTGCTGTGGGCGAGTTCGGCACTGCGGGGCATCGAGAACATCCTGCCGGTCAGCATCCTCGACCACGAACCCGAAAACGGCTGCACCCTGGCCTATTACTACGGCACCGAACTGGTCTTGCCGATCGCCCCGCATCTGCCCAGGAACGCGGCCACGCAGATCGCCGTCCGTTCCAGCGACATCGCCTTGTCCAGACATTACCTCACCGGCACGTCCATCCAGAACCAGATCAAGGGCCGGGTGTGCGCCATCATCCGCGCGGCGGACCATGCCGTGGTGCAGATCGACTGCGGCAACACCCTGCTGGCCGGCGTCTCGCTGCGCGGTCTGAAAGACATGGATCTGCAGGAAGGCGACAAGGTTTACTGTCTGATCAAGAGCCACGCGTTTTCCTACGTCGCCGAAACCGTGCCGGCGTCCCTGTCGCTGGGTTCGCAGACCCGGCACTGA
- a CDS encoding YkgJ family cysteine cluster protein, which translates to MAEQDDFGPLAFFKAQQQAFAETLNKRRDNGGLVDGLLMQAYDSFERNVEIQAEGTPEPACHKGCATCCTLRVTATAPEVLMIGRYVRWSADKLSPANIDLAGRIAEADDKTRGLDEAQRVKLRLRCPYIHNGVCLIYLVRPLACRGHVSYDVRACVEAAAGRADEVPYSVPHMTVRSLVQNALQSALRDAGLAFGLYELNQAVRMALEDARCERAWLAGEDVFAPAAVGELSIEEMTRTYDAIHAM; encoded by the coding sequence ATGGCGGAGCAAGACGATTTCGGACCGTTGGCTTTCTTCAAGGCGCAGCAGCAGGCCTTCGCCGAAACCCTGAATAAACGACGCGACAACGGCGGTCTGGTCGATGGCTTGTTGATGCAGGCTTACGACAGCTTCGAGCGCAACGTGGAAATCCAGGCGGAAGGCACGCCGGAACCGGCCTGCCACAAGGGATGCGCAACTTGCTGCACCCTGCGGGTCACCGCCACGGCGCCAGAGGTGCTGATGATAGGCCGCTATGTCCGCTGGAGCGCGGACAAACTCAGTCCGGCGAACATCGACCTGGCCGGACGGATCGCCGAGGCCGACGACAAAACCCGGGGCCTGGATGAAGCGCAGCGGGTGAAGCTGAGGCTGCGCTGCCCCTATATCCATAACGGCGTTTGCCTGATCTACCTGGTGCGGCCGCTGGCCTGCCGCGGCCACGTTTCCTACGACGTGCGTGCCTGCGTGGAAGCCGCCGCCGGACGCGCCGACGAAGTGCCTTATTCCGTACCCCACATGACGGTGCGCAGCCTGGTGCAGAACGCCCTGCAATCGGCTCTGCGGGATGCCGGTTTGGCGTTCGGCCTCTACGAACTCAACCAGGCCGTGCGCATGGCTCTCGAAGACGCGCGCTGCGAGCGCGCCTGGCTGGCGGGCGAGGACGTGTTCGCGCCCGCGGCGGTCGGCGAGCTGAGCATCGAGGAAATGACCCGCACCTACGACGCCATTCACGCGATGTGA
- a CDS encoding BolA family transcriptional regulator, with protein sequence MTEDRTSRIRSYLERAFQPDHLDIVDDSRSHAGHQHDGGGHFFVTIRSGQFEGRSTVERHRMVYGALKEMMPDHIHALGIKALSPGESA encoded by the coding sequence ATGACGGAGGACAGAACCAGCCGCATCCGGAGCTATCTGGAACGGGCCTTCCAGCCCGATCACCTGGATATCGTCGACGACAGCCGCTCCCATGCCGGACATCAACATGACGGCGGCGGTCATTTCTTCGTGACCATCCGTTCCGGGCAGTTCGAAGGACGCTCGACCGTCGAGCGCCACCGCATGGTCTATGGTGCGCTGAAAGAGATGATGCCGGATCACATCCACGCCCTGGGCATCAAGGCCTTGAGCCCAGGCGAATCCGCATGA
- a CDS encoding SIR2 family protein, whose protein sequence is MTTYDPASILEGLTAGQVIPYLGPAVLGLDGSTAVPSAPDTLVELITAKVTVPHKIRKNLTAAGQYIENFKHRKTLVGLLNEAFAAPPEPTALHRFLATLPLPLIVDVWYDASMAAALAGRSDFGQVQGVSRSEHFNQWVHYFHADGSAAEETEAAGWKTLLYKPLGSIAPASNFILSDSDYVEVLTEIDIQTPIPERVKEIRTGRNFLFLGCRFRNQLERTYARQIMKRSSDLHWAVLTEEPTRNELRFLAEQNIRRIDVPLGEFAQQLLGGELALQAA, encoded by the coding sequence ATGACGACCTACGATCCCGCGTCCATCCTGGAAGGCCTGACGGCCGGACAGGTCATCCCTTATCTGGGACCGGCGGTGCTGGGCCTGGACGGCAGCACGGCCGTGCCCAGCGCCCCGGACACCCTGGTGGAGCTCATCACCGCCAAGGTCACGGTGCCGCACAAGATCCGCAAGAACCTGACCGCTGCCGGCCAGTACATCGAGAACTTCAAACACCGCAAGACCCTGGTCGGGCTGTTGAACGAAGCCTTCGCCGCCCCGCCCGAGCCGACGGCGCTGCATCGCTTTCTCGCCACGCTGCCCCTGCCCTTGATCGTGGACGTCTGGTACGACGCCAGCATGGCCGCGGCCCTGGCCGGACGCAGCGATTTCGGGCAGGTCCAGGGCGTCAGCCGCTCGGAGCATTTCAACCAATGGGTGCACTATTTCCATGCCGACGGCAGCGCCGCGGAAGAAACCGAGGCCGCCGGCTGGAAGACCCTGCTGTACAAGCCGCTGGGCTCCATCGCGCCGGCCAGCAATTTCATCCTGTCCGACTCGGACTATGTGGAAGTGCTGACGGAAATCGACATCCAGACGCCGATACCGGAGCGGGTCAAGGAAATACGCACCGGCCGTAACTTCCTGTTCCTCGGCTGCCGTTTCCGCAACCAGCTGGAACGCACCTATGCGCGCCAGATCATGAAACGTTCGTCCGATCTGCATTGGGCGGTGCTGACCGAAGAACCCACCCGCAACGAGTTGCGCTTCCTCGCGGAGCAGAACATCCGCCGCATCGACGTCCCGCTGGGTGAATTCGCACAGCAATTGCTCGGCGGCGAACTCGCCCTGCAAGCGGCCTGA
- a CDS encoding 2Fe-2S iron-sulfur cluster-binding protein, with translation MASYLRTGIRRNAKTWVTVLPAGKTVEMVSGTRLVDAVLLTGAELPRRCGGHARCGVCHVMVLHGGRGLSKARKDERERIAQIGGEQSQSRLSCQAVLGRHEVTIELVNH, from the coding sequence ATGGCCAGTTACCTGCGCACCGGTATTCGGCGTAACGCAAAGACCTGGGTCACGGTCTTGCCCGCGGGCAAGACCGTGGAAATGGTGAGCGGCACCCGTTTAGTGGACGCGGTGCTGCTGACGGGCGCCGAACTCCCCCGGCGTTGCGGCGGGCATGCCCGCTGCGGTGTCTGCCACGTGATGGTGTTGCACGGAGGGCGGGGATTGTCGAAGGCGCGCAAGGACGAACGCGAACGGATCGCGCAAATCGGCGGAGAGCAATCTCAGTCCAGGCTGTCGTGCCAGGCGGTCCTGGGCCGACATGAGGTAACAATCGAGTTGGTCAATCATTAA
- a CDS encoding DegT/DnrJ/EryC1/StrS aminotransferase family protein has translation MSQPSILLSDPDISLAELEAVENVLKSPRLSAGPVVEEFEAAFAQYLGRKHAIAVSSATLGLTMALKAYGIGPGDEVIAPPFGFRETLHGITLAGALPVFADIDYWSCTLAPEKAAAGITEKTKAIIASNVNGHPAMWGPLRELASKHGLLLIEDSSEAIGSRYQEKLVGTFGDCAIFDFSQPSALTAGEGGMVVTDDDDLAGKLKAYRARRPEERQSVVLGGFPPYRAEMSELNAALGLTQLQRLDEILDRRKDVEDYYDGHMQSFEGIKPAYMAPEVDEIHWMVYLVHLGTRFSKSSRDAILQDLGTEQIEAAAFSFPLHRQSHYGALGYRKGDYFVTEKLADRAIALPFHCHLSEDQIGFIVKTAKDASINVGAGAAIYL, from the coding sequence ATGAGCCAGCCCAGCATACTGCTTTCGGACCCGGACATCAGCCTCGCCGAACTGGAGGCGGTGGAGAACGTGTTGAAATCGCCGCGCCTGTCCGCCGGTCCCGTGGTCGAGGAGTTCGAAGCCGCTTTCGCCCAGTATCTGGGACGCAAGCACGCGATCGCCGTGAGCAGCGCCACCCTGGGGCTGACGATGGCGCTCAAGGCCTATGGCATAGGGCCCGGCGACGAAGTGATCGCGCCGCCCTTCGGTTTCCGCGAAACCCTGCACGGCATCACCCTGGCCGGCGCATTGCCAGTGTTCGCCGACATCGATTACTGGTCCTGCACCCTGGCGCCGGAAAAAGCGGCGGCCGGCATCACCGAGAAGACCAAGGCCATCATCGCCAGCAACGTCAACGGCCATCCGGCGATGTGGGGGCCGCTGCGCGAATTGGCGAGCAAGCACGGCTTGCTCCTCATCGAGGATTCCAGCGAGGCCATAGGCTCGCGCTATCAGGAAAAACTGGTGGGCACATTCGGTGATTGCGCCATCTTCGACTTCAGCCAGCCGAGCGCTCTGACGGCCGGCGAAGGCGGCATGGTGGTCACCGACGACGACGATCTGGCCGGCAAGCTCAAGGCCTACCGCGCCCGCCGTCCCGAAGAACGGCAGTCGGTGGTGCTCGGCGGCTTTCCTCCCTACCGGGCGGAAATGAGCGAACTCAACGCCGCGCTGGGCCTGACCCAGTTGCAACGCCTGGACGAGATCCTGGACCGGCGCAAGGACGTGGAAGACTACTACGACGGCCACATGCAGTCCTTCGAAGGCATCAAGCCGGCCTACATGGCGCCCGAGGTGGATGAGATCCACTGGATGGTCTACCTGGTGCATCTCGGCACCCGTTTCTCCAAATCCAGCCGCGACGCCATCCTGCAGGATTTGGGAACCGAGCAGATCGAGGCGGCGGCCTTCAGCTTTCCGCTGCACCGGCAAAGCCATTACGGCGCCCTGGGCTATCGCAAGGGCGATTATTTCGTGACCGAGAAGCTGGCCGACCGCGCGATCGCCCTGCCGTTCCACTGCCATCTCAGCGAGGATCAGATCGGCTTCATCGTGAAAACGGCCAAAGATGCCTCGATCAACGTGGGGGCGGGCGCGGCGATTTATCTCTGA
- the nifT gene encoding putative nitrogen fixation protein NifT: MKVMIRKDNAGVLSVYVPKKDLEEPIVSQENPDLWGGTVTLANGWQLSLPEMAEGTTLPITVDARKLSED; encoded by the coding sequence ATGAAGGTCATGATCCGTAAAGATAACGCCGGAGTACTGTCCGTTTATGTTCCCAAGAAAGACCTGGAGGAGCCCATCGTCTCCCAGGAAAATCCGGATCTGTGGGGCGGTACCGTCACGCTGGCGAACGGCTGGCAGTTATCTCTACCGGAGATGGCCGAGGGCACGACCCTGCCGATCACCGTCGACGCCCGCAAGCTGAGCGAAGACTGA
- a CDS encoding cysteine desulfurase family protein, translating to MSDALIYLDNNATTAVAPECIAAMTASLRDFYGNPSSKHASGEAAKSQTLAARAQVAALLGASPAEIVFTSGGTEAIHQAILGALALAPGKRRMVTSQVEHPATLLLLEHLASSQDLDVVYLPVDKDGRLDLAELDSAITADTALVSLMWANNETGVLFPIAEAAALAAAKGVLIHSDAVQAAGKLPIDLKQVPLDFLSLSGHKLHGPKGVGALFVRKGRKIPPLLFGHQERGRRGSTENVPGIVGLGVAAELAAAGLQTDEAQVAGLRDRLESGLLAALPGSSITGAGAPRLAGTSSLNLGGIEAEIVLDKLDKAGVCASAGAACSAGGTEASHVLLAMGLTAEAALSTIRFSLGRYNTAAEIDRVIRLLPSIVQTALAEAA from the coding sequence ATGAGCGACGCATTGATCTACCTGGACAACAACGCGACCACGGCCGTCGCCCCGGAATGCATCGCGGCGATGACGGCAAGTCTGCGGGATTTTTACGGCAACCCGTCCAGCAAGCACGCGTCCGGGGAAGCCGCCAAGAGCCAGACCCTGGCCGCCCGGGCCCAGGTAGCGGCTTTGCTGGGCGCCTCGCCGGCCGAGATCGTGTTCACCAGCGGCGGCACCGAGGCGATCCACCAGGCGATATTGGGCGCTCTGGCCCTGGCGCCGGGCAAGCGGCGCATGGTGACCAGCCAGGTCGAGCATCCGGCCACGCTCTTGCTGCTGGAACATCTGGCCTCCAGCCAAGACCTGGACGTGGTTTACCTGCCGGTGGACAAGGACGGCCGGCTGGATCTCGCCGAGCTGGATAGTGCCATCACGGCAGATACCGCCCTGGTGAGCCTGATGTGGGCCAACAACGAAACCGGCGTGTTGTTCCCCATCGCCGAGGCCGCCGCCCTGGCCGCGGCCAAGGGCGTGCTGATCCACTCGGATGCGGTGCAGGCGGCCGGCAAGTTGCCCATCGATCTCAAGCAGGTGCCGCTGGATTTCCTCTCGCTGTCCGGTCACAAGCTCCATGGACCCAAAGGCGTCGGTGCCTTGTTCGTGCGCAAGGGGCGCAAGATCCCGCCGCTGTTGTTCGGCCATCAGGAGCGCGGACGGCGCGGCAGCACGGAAAACGTGCCGGGCATCGTCGGGCTGGGCGTCGCCGCCGAACTGGCCGCTGCCGGCTTGCAGACCGACGAAGCCCAGGTCGCCGGCTTGCGCGACCGCCTGGAAAGCGGGCTGTTGGCGGCCTTGCCGGGATCGTCCATCACCGGCGCCGGCGCCCCGCGGCTGGCGGGAACTTCCAGCCTCAATCTGGGCGGCATCGAAGCCGAGATCGTGCTGGACAAGCTCGACAAGGCCGGCGTCTGCGCCTCGGCGGGCGCGGCCTGCAGCGCGGGCGGCACCGAGGCGTCCCATGTGCTGCTGGCCATGGGCCTGACGGCCGAAGCCGCCCTTTCGACCATCCGTTTTTCACTCGGCCGCTACAACACCGCGGCCGAAATCGACCGCGTGATCCGCCTGCTGCCGAGCATCGTGCAGACGGCCCTGGCGGAAGCGGCCTGA
- a CDS encoding DUF3024 domain-containing protein, translating into MNGTLAGSVNPHPNELDRKRIERALEQRKRYRYVTPEVQPYENGYLIQSSCCSRNIDPEGGVIDIAKLEFDNDRRCWWLYHKDHEIGHWIRHGEYPSLPVILDLLNQDPDRRFWQ; encoded by the coding sequence ATGAACGGGACGCTGGCGGGTTCTGTGAATCCGCATCCGAACGAACTGGACCGTAAACGCATAGAACGCGCGCTGGAGCAGCGCAAGCGCTATCGCTACGTTACGCCCGAGGTGCAGCCTTACGAAAACGGCTATCTGATACAGAGCTCCTGCTGTTCGCGCAACATCGACCCGGAAGGCGGGGTCATCGATATCGCCAAGCTGGAGTTCGACAACGACCGGCGCTGCTGGTGGCTCTACCACAAGGATCACGAAATCGGTCATTGGATACGGCACGGCGAATATCCATCCCTGCCGGTTATCCTGGACCTCCTGAACCAAGACCCGGACAGGCGATTCTGGCAATGA
- a CDS encoding nitrogen fixation protein NifZ, with amino-acid sequence MIEARTPIYQWGQKVATEADIFNDGSYPDHEPEALLVAAGSEGEIVQVGYHEESQVPIYLVEFPGGYVIGCFEEELRSERKLETVAGLL; translated from the coding sequence ATGATAGAAGCACGCACACCGATTTATCAGTGGGGCCAGAAGGTTGCGACCGAGGCCGACATCTTCAACGACGGCAGCTATCCCGATCACGAGCCGGAGGCCTTGCTGGTCGCCGCCGGCAGCGAAGGCGAGATCGTCCAGGTTGGTTATCACGAAGAATCCCAGGTTCCCATCTATTTGGTGGAATTCCCCGGCGGTTACGTGATCGGCTGTTTCGAGGAGGAGTTGCGTTCCGAACGCAAGCTGGAAACGGTCGCCGGCCTGCTTTGA
- a CDS encoding nitrogen fixation protein NifZ yields MGDISRDSDSMELNDPPKYNFGEKVKSKKVVRNDGTFTGAEIGEVLVKKGEIGYIKSINTYLQQFYIYAVDFPDRGYAVGMKGREIESVDNPPPPKETTKPESEAVA; encoded by the coding sequence ATGGGTGACATCAGTCGCGACAGCGATAGCATGGAATTGAACGATCCGCCGAAATACAACTTCGGCGAAAAGGTGAAATCGAAGAAGGTGGTGCGCAACGACGGCACCTTCACCGGGGCGGAGATCGGCGAGGTTCTGGTCAAGAAAGGCGAGATCGGCTACATCAAGAGCATCAACACCTATCTGCAGCAGTTCTACATCTACGCCGTGGATTTCCCGGATCGCGGCTATGCCGTCGGCATGAAGGGACGGGAAATCGAATCCGTCGACAATCCACCGCCGCCCAAGGAAACCACCAAACCCGAGAGCGAGGCCGTTGCATGA
- a CDS encoding 4Fe4S-binding leucine-rich repeat protein: MGTTRTDIEDACDWQGKPLDCAVCERRALREEGHCRLGHACAHDRYARRIDRFFRWNPQLAKDYLEHPYFETRAVAAKHVELFFLPRLLGDADETVRQSVAQRLPVNSKHFKSLLRDPHREVRIRVAERLEARELIGLIDDPDYFVRQIVARRLPQGMLVKMMHDIDPEVRKVVAQRVSGEWLPAMANDRETNVRLAAVRRMDPGQLKQLIKDPDWQVRYEVASRLDVAELEPMRADPDPAVHELVAQRFAGQCKENGLPKAS, translated from the coding sequence ATGGGGACGACGAGGACTGACATCGAGGACGCGTGCGACTGGCAGGGCAAGCCGCTGGATTGTGCCGTCTGCGAGCGCCGCGCCTTGCGGGAAGAAGGCCACTGCCGTCTCGGCCACGCCTGCGCGCACGACCGCTATGCGCGGCGCATAGACCGCTTCTTTCGCTGGAATCCGCAGCTGGCGAAAGATTATCTCGAACATCCTTATTTCGAGACGCGCGCGGTGGCGGCCAAACATGTGGAACTGTTTTTCCTGCCGCGTTTGCTCGGCGATGCGGACGAAACCGTGCGGCAGAGCGTGGCGCAGCGTTTGCCGGTGAACTCGAAACACTTCAAGTCCCTGCTGCGCGATCCGCACCGCGAAGTGCGCATCCGGGTGGCGGAACGGCTGGAAGCGCGCGAGCTGATCGGCCTGATCGACGACCCGGATTATTTCGTCCGGCAGATCGTGGCGCGCCGGCTGCCCCAGGGCATGCTGGTGAAGATGATGCACGACATCGACCCGGAAGTGCGCAAGGTCGTGGCCCAGCGCGTGAGCGGGGAATGGCTGCCGGCCATGGCCAACGACAGGGAGACCAATGTCCGCCTGGCGGCGGTGCGGCGCATGGATCCGGGACAACTGAAACAGCTCATCAAGGACCCGGACTGGCAGGTGCGCTACGAAGTCGCCAGCCGGCTCGATGTGGCGGAACTCGAGCCCATGCGCGCCGACCCGGATCCGGCGGTTCATGAGCTGGTTGCCCAGCGTTTCGCCGGGCAATGCAAGGAAAACGGATTACCGAAAGCCTCTTAA
- a CDS encoding iron-sulfur cluster assembly accessory protein — translation MDLTITPSAAKFIQRMVRFGGAGEGAGFRLSVSPGGCSGLASEFSVEAEPLAGDAVVVIDGLKLFLPAESRLLLQGVTMDFKDTPLQSGLVFVDPKAAGCGTCGTSAPPPAEVAVSISSIPIKSA, via the coding sequence ATGGATCTAACGATTACTCCCAGCGCGGCAAAATTCATACAGCGCATGGTGCGCTTCGGTGGGGCCGGCGAAGGCGCCGGCTTCCGCCTCTCGGTCAGTCCTGGCGGCTGCTCCGGACTGGCCTCAGAATTCAGCGTGGAAGCCGAGCCCCTGGCCGGCGACGCGGTGGTCGTCATCGACGGCCTGAAGCTGTTCCTGCCGGCGGAAAGCCGCTTGCTGCTGCAAGGCGTCACCATGGATTTCAAGGACACCCCGCTGCAGAGCGGTCTGGTGTTCGTCGATCCCAAGGCGGCCGGTTGCGGCACCTGCGGGACCAGCGCCCCGCCGCCGGCCGAAGTGGCGGTTTCGATTTCTTCCATACCCATCAAGAGCGCCTGA
- a CDS encoding 4Fe-4S binding protein, with protein MAYTIVEDNCTGCCACEPECPNQAISEAKGGLFVIDPALCTECIGHHDEPQCVAVCPIEETCIIDLNYPRYEAA; from the coding sequence ATGGCTTACACAATCGTCGAGGATAACTGCACGGGATGTTGCGCTTGCGAACCGGAGTGTCCCAATCAAGCCATCTCGGAAGCGAAAGGCGGGCTGTTCGTCATCGATCCCGCTTTATGTACGGAATGTATCGGACACCACGACGAGCCGCAGTGCGTCGCCGTCTGCCCGATCGAAGAGACCTGCATCATTGACCTCAATTACCCGCGATACGAAGCGGCATAG
- the nifB gene encoding nitrogenase cofactor biosynthesis protein NifB has protein sequence MQKVAEHKGCGTSGGSGKASCGTGAGENDLPQEIWDKVKNHPCYSEEAHHHYARMHVAVAPACNIQCNYCNRKYDCANESRPGVVSEKLTPEQAAKKVLAVASTIPQMTVLGIAGPGDPLANPEKTFKTFELIAKTAPDIKLCVSTNGLTLPDHVERLSQYNIDHVTITINMVDPEVGAKIYPWVYYNKKRYTGIEAAKILTDRQLQGLEMLTERGILSKINSVMIPGINDQHLVEVNKAVKSRGAFLHNIMPLISAPEHGTVFGLTGQRGPTAQELKALQDSCEGEMNMMRHCRQCRADAVGLLGEDRSAEFTTDKIEAMEVTYDLESRKAYQEAVEKERQAVVAARQEELQTLAGAHSDIKMLIAVATKGSGKVNEHFGHATEFQIYELSTEGAKFVGHRRVDLYCQGGYGEEDALATVIRAINDCHAVFVAKIGGCPKNDLKAAGIDPVDQYANQFIEQSAIAYFKEYLDKVSSGEIEHVVKGDAEIRQGALIAA, from the coding sequence ATGCAGAAGGTCGCCGAACACAAAGGTTGCGGCACCTCCGGCGGTTCCGGAAAAGCGAGTTGCGGCACCGGTGCGGGCGAGAACGATCTGCCCCAGGAAATCTGGGACAAGGTCAAGAATCATCCCTGTTACAGCGAAGAAGCGCATCACCACTACGCGCGCATGCACGTCGCGGTGGCCCCAGCCTGCAACATCCAGTGCAACTACTGCAATCGCAAATACGACTGCGCCAACGAAAGCCGTCCCGGCGTCGTCAGCGAAAAGCTGACCCCGGAACAGGCCGCCAAGAAGGTGCTGGCCGTAGCTTCCACCATCCCGCAGATGACCGTGCTGGGCATCGCCGGTCCCGGCGATCCGCTGGCCAATCCGGAAAAGACCTTCAAGACCTTCGAGCTGATCGCCAAGACCGCGCCGGACATCAAGCTGTGCGTGTCCACCAACGGCCTGACCCTGCCCGATCACGTGGAGCGTCTGTCGCAGTACAACATCGACCACGTCACCATCACCATCAACATGGTCGATCCCGAGGTGGGCGCCAAGATCTACCCCTGGGTGTACTACAACAAGAAGCGCTATACCGGCATCGAAGCGGCCAAGATCCTCACCGATCGTCAGTTGCAAGGCCTGGAAATGCTGACCGAGCGCGGCATCCTGTCGAAGATCAACTCGGTGATGATCCCCGGCATCAACGACCAGCACCTGGTCGAGGTGAACAAGGCGGTGAAGTCGCGCGGCGCCTTCCTGCACAACATCATGCCGCTGATCTCCGCGCCGGAACACGGCACGGTATTCGGCCTGACCGGCCAGCGCGGCCCCACGGCGCAAGAGCTCAAGGCGCTGCAGGATAGCTGCGAAGGCGAGATGAACATGATGCGCCATTGCCGCCAGTGCCGCGCCGACGCGGTGGGCCTGTTGGGCGAAGACCGCAGCGCCGAGTTCACCACCGACAAGATCGAAGCGATGGAAGTCACCTACGACCTGGAGTCGCGCAAGGCTTACCAGGAAGCGGTGGAGAAAGAGCGTCAAGCGGTGGTCGCTGCCCGGCAGGAAGAGCTGCAGACCCTGGCGGGCGCGCACTCCGACATCAAGATGCTGATCGCGGTCGCCACCAAGGGCAGCGGCAAGGTCAACGAGCATTTCGGCCACGCCACCGAGTTCCAGATCTACGAGCTCAGCACCGAAGGCGCCAAGTTCGTCGGCCACCGCCGCGTCGACCTGTATTGTCAGGGCGGCTACGGCGAGGAAGACGCGCTGGCCACCGTGATCCGCGCCATCAACGACTGCCATGCGGTGTTCGTGGCCAAGATCGGCGGTTGCCCGAAGAACGACCTGAAGGCGGCGGGTATCGACCCGGTCGATCAATACGCCAATCAGTTCATCGAGCAGTCCGCAATCGCCTACTTCAAGGAGTATCTCGACAAGGTCTCCAGCGGCGAAATCGAACACGTCGTCAAAGGCGATGCGGAGATACGCCAAGGTGCCTTGATCGCGGCCTGA